One region of Thunnus albacares chromosome 8, fThuAlb1.1, whole genome shotgun sequence genomic DNA includes:
- the s100t gene encoding S100 calcium binding protein T yields MSLPNSENASTLENAMQLMIQTFHKYSGNEGDKYTLSRAELKEMLTTELGNYLGNAQDKEAVDKVMGDLDSNNDGEVDFTEFIILVGALTVACNDFFLEFNEKQEKKK; encoded by the exons ATGTCTTTGCCCAACTCAGAGAACGCCTCCACCCTGGAGAACGCCATGCAGCTCATGATACAGACTTTCCATAAGTACTCTGGAAATGAGGGGGACAAATATACACTGAGCCGGGCTGAGCTCAAAGAGATGCTAACCACAGAGCTCGGCAACTACCTGGGG AATGCCCAGGATAAGGAGGCTGTGGATAAGGTTATGGGAGACCTGGACTCCAACAACGACGGCGAGGTAGATTTCACCGAGTTCATCATACTGGTCGGAGCTCTTACTGTGGCATGCAACGACTTCTTCCTGGAGTTCAACGAaaagcaggagaagaagaagtga
- the si:ch211-105c13.3 gene encoding protein S100-A1, which produces MESAIQTVVTTFLGSARGKENLDGKAFQKLVKKQLSGIMEDTNSSSAVKEMQRGLDENSDGKVSFQEYLTLIGYVANSLSQSRTDSNAAAS; this is translated from the exons ATGGAGTCAGCCATTCAGACAGTGGTGACTACATTTCTCGGTTCCGCCAGAGGGAAGGAGAACTTAGATGGGAAAGCCTTCCAGAAACTGGTGAAGAAACAGCTCAGCGGCATCATGGAG gACACAAACAGCTCCTCCGCCGTTAAGGAGATGCAGCGGGGACTGGATGAGAACAGCGATGGAAAGGTCAGCTTCCAGGAATACCTCACTCTGATTGGCTATGTGGCCAACTCCCTCAGTCAGAGCAGGACTGATTCCAATGCTGCAGCATCATAG